A genomic segment from Branchiostoma floridae strain S238N-H82 chromosome 7, Bfl_VNyyK, whole genome shotgun sequence encodes:
- the LOC118420175 gene encoding uncharacterized protein LOC118420175 codes for CRFPRCRADLHGTQGVGERDGTAGGQLRGLHRAGGGGGSGQTRHQDQRHQEYFARYWCTVAEWGVRTEFGVDAKSVLLTETGHSMVHPIYISVSGEKEVEEGGDVEMTCQCQGCFYPTFEWFKGPAFAGSEWATTGNYTHIASKEYFGIMGFVDLEIEDGFGQFSVTPSNSLRLTGAQVTDAGRYWCKVTSGGIADIKATVLKVKVPEFTCAGKADGYYPDPEDCAMYYQCLYGFPQPFHRPCGYAGMVFNPEHLYCDWAFNVGPPCGSRA; via the exons TGCCGATTTCCGCGGTGCCGAGCGGATCTACACGGGACACAAGGTGTGGGGGAACGAGACGGAACGGCGGGAGGACAGCTTCGGGGACTACATCGGGCGGGTGGAGGTGGCGGATCTGGACAAACCCGCCATCAAGATCAGCGGCATCAAG AGTACTTTGCGCGTTACTGGTGTACCGTAGCGGAGTGGGGTGTGCGTACGGAGTTCGGAGTGGACGCCAAGTCAGTTCTGCTGACTGAAACTG GCCATTCCATGGTACATCCCATTTACATTTCCGTTTCCGGTGAGAAGGAAGTGGAGGAAGGTGGTGACGTAGAGATGACGTGTCAGTGTCAAGGTTGCTTCTACCCAACATTCGAATGGTTCAAG GGCCCGGCGTTTGCCGGAAGTGAGTGGGCGACGACCGGAAATTACACCCATATCGCATCCAAGGAATATTTTGGCATCATGGGATTTGTAGACCTAGAGATTGAGGATGGATTTGGCCAGTTCAGCGTGACGCCATCCAATTCCCTCCGTCTGACCGGGGCACAGGTGACCGACGCCGGAAG GTACTGGTGTAAGGTGACGAGCGGTGGAATTGCGGACATCAAGGCCACCGTGCTGAAGGTCAAAG TGCCGGAGTTCACCTGTGCCGGTAAGGCTGACGGGTACTACCCAGACCCGGAGGACTGCGCCATGTACTACCAGTGTCTGTACGGCTTCCCCCAGCCCTTCCACCGCCCGTGTGGGTACGCCGGTATGGTCTTCAACCCGGAGCACCTGTACTGCGACTGGGCCTTCAACGTGGGACCGCCATGTGGG AGCAGGGCTTAG